The DNA window GTTTTCTTATCTTTTTGCCAAGATCTAACTGATTACATCTCATCATCTGTTAAGAAGTCTATTTCCTTTCTCTCTGTTTGAAAATGTGCTTTTAGTATATTCGAATGCACGTGAGTTCATCATTGtcttttgttttaaatatttgTTCCATTTCCAGAATCTGACAGGTTTCTGTTTCATTGGGTATTCTGCTCTTTTGGCTCCAGCAAGTGAAGTGCTGATTCCACCAGAACTTCTTGCTAGCAAGACCATGTGGACACCAGATTGGAAGCTTGGTAAGATCTCCCCCTATTGACCAGTTTCAAATTACAATTTTAGTGGCTTTTCTCTCAATACTAGTCTTATCATTTTTTCCTTTTAACGACAATTGATCTATTGTATGACTTACCATCTTATCTTTGGTCAACTAAAGCTTTGCTAACTGTTGCCTAATCAGACCAAAATTTGGCATGAATGGAACTTCACTTCACTTCTGCAGTATTGCAGATATTTATCAATAATGCTGGTTTTCTTTTGAATTAAGAATAATCTGATTTTTTATTCATCTGACTTGTTATAATATCGCAGGGCAGTATGAAGACCTGGTAGCTTGGGTTACAAACTTCCATAATGAGAACAAGGACTTCATGGTTTTGGAAGGTGATATTTTTTATGTTCCTATTAGGAAGGATATTGTTCAACGGGTAGTAAGGTGGCAGCTTGCTAAAAGACAGCAGGTGCACCAATAGGATTACTCAATATATTTTATTTGGCCCTCACTTATGCAATTATTGGACTGATGTATATCATCTTGACGAAAAGAACATCTTTACAGGGAACACACTCGACTAAAACTATCAGTGAAGTGAGTGGCACTGGAAGAAAGCCTTACAAGCAAAAGGAACTGGAAGAGCATGGCATGGAACACTGTGTGGCCCGCAGGTTAACTGAACGAATAATGATACATTTATTCATAATTTCATATTGAGGTTACTAGAAACATCCTATCCAGTTTGGCGCTCAGTCAACTAAACTATGAATGTAGCGCCAACTAAACTATGAATGTAACAGTTCCGGGTGCAACCATGCATGGTCCTAAACTACGTAGCCATGCAATCAAGTTGCAGAAGAAAGTATGGCGGCTAGGGCTTAAGTTGCCTTGTCTGTCTTGAACTGCAGACTTGCAGAGGGGAAGGTATTTGCTAACTACCAAATTAATATATGTGCGCTTTGATGTGCTCACTTTTGGTTAAGAACTATTATTTTATCTACAAATTCATTGTTGATAAATCAAATAGTTTAATAGTGCACTCTACGAAGAAACATGCTTCTTTTccccaaaaaaaagaagaagaaacatgcttactatttttttaaaaaaaaaactacacaACTTTGTTGCAATTTTTAACAAAATGACATCTTTGTTAATGGCATAATTGAACTCCTTTTAATATCTTGACTTTCTAGATCCTCTTTAGTCTTTAGGAATTAGGATAACCACATGTGTAGTTATCTTGTAAATAAATATGAGCTGATGAGTGTTGATTAATATCGTATTACATGGTGCCCTGTGTCCTACTGTCCCTATTATATGAACAGGCCGTTCTCTGATTTAATGACATTACCATCAACTTAAATTCCTAGGATCATGTTTTCAAGACAGGTTCAATTGTTTGTTGCCAGATTTTACTGTGAGCTCACTATGTTTTCCTACCTTCCTGAACTGCATTGTGTTTACTATAATCTATTTAGCGGTATGACAAAACATGTTTGTTTATGTAATGTTTTCTGGTGATTCAACTTGCATTCTGTTAAAAATGTATGCATTAATATTTAATTGTTCATGTTTAGCATAGCCCTTAGCTTTTACGAACTTAAATCACATTAACATCAACTTAGTTTACTAGGATCATGTTTCACAAAAGTTGAATTGCTATTTACCAGATGTAAGTACAAACTGACATTGTTGCCCTGCTTTCCTTAAAAAGTTAACTGTCAAAAACAATTTGAGCATATGATAATATATGTGTTTGTTTTTATCAATGTTTTCTGACGTTGTTATAAACTTTTTGTCTGCAAACATTCAGAGCACTCTTGAACTTTTTCTGTCCTGCAGGAAAAACCCTTATAGCAAAATGTCTTGACCTTTAACATATGAATTCATTGTTTGCTATTATAATGTTTGCTTTAAAATTTACTGGTCCATGTTTATTTTGTTTGGTCTTAGTCTTTGAGACTTGGAACTCCCTAGCCACAAGACAAAAAACATTGTGCAATACAATGGCCAGATGGATGATACAAAGAGGTtctgttggtggatggaggcgaCATTGATAAGATGCTAAAGCTGGCTACTCAAAACCTTCACTACGTTAATGTACTTCCTTCCATTGTAAGTTCTATGATTTCAGTACTTGAACGTTTGAGTAATCAAACCAAGTGTTCTATGCTGGGAATATCCTTTTCTGGTTAAAAGACCATTCTGCTTTCATGAAACGCAGGGCCTCGATGTTTACAATATCCTCCAGCATGACACCCTTGGAATGACTCGGGCCGCTATCAACAGAATTGTCGAGCGGATGCATACCCCCATCAACAGCTGGCAAGGAGGGTTCTGGGCAGACCACTGTTGCTTACCGCCGGCAACTTTGCTTGCGTTCGCAGTCCACTGATGAAGCTCGAAGATTTCAAGTTATCTCGGTGCTAACTTGGAGCTGCAACCCTACTGTTTATTTTCTGTCAGACCGAAGGTACCCAGGTAGGGGGGAAATGTTGGAACCATTCCGTGGCTTCTTGCCCGGACTATGATGCCCGAGTTTTGTAATTCAAGAATAATAAGACACGTAGCTCGTGCTTTTAATCTGAGCCAATTTTCTATATCCAATAAAAATTGTTGCCCGGAACAGATGGCCGGcaaatgccctgttcgcttgggcttgtttggctgataagccatggctgaaagtactggtagctgatttggtgtgagataaaaatattgtttcgttggctgaaaaaatacggcttataagccaaacgagccCAACGAACAGGGTGAGCAAAAAAATAGTAATAACTTTCTTACTTCGATCGTAAAAATCTATTTTAGGTTTGTTTAAGTTTAACCTTGACTCTATATTTAAAATTTTGTATAGGCTGACACAAGACATGATTGACGTTAATACATTCATTGAGAACATATATAATAGTCCTTGCAAAGGATAAAAATACCTAGAGTAATTGATAAAATATATACAAATACTATAGAGTAGTTAAATGGACATTGTGTTTATGAATAGAGAAATGGTAAGATAATCAGTTTTGATTagttgtgcatactaaatttatCTATAAACTTTTAATGCTTATATAATACATAAGATTTTTGGAGCGTGTTGTAGCACAGATTGATAGGCTAGTTCATACTAGCATGCAGCAGAATCTTGAGTGCAATCCTCACTCACAAAGCCACAAAGCTAGTCGTGAATCATGATTGATTAGCTAGTCGGTTGCTCACACGACACAGGCACGAGCAACTAGACATTGGAATAATCGGTCACCAGAACACACGGCCTTGATTAATGCACTGGAACGTTGGCATGGATATTGCTGAAAACGATTAGAAATTGAAGTGTAGTTGTACTAACCACAATTAAAGTCCCATGCACCACGGGTATGGGGCCGGTTCAGGCCAGAAATCTTCGCTGCCGACCAGTGGCCGCTAGCCCTCCGCCGATCCCCCTCTTCGGCTCTTCCCTCCCACGCGATGCACTATTTTTCTTCCTCCTTCCGCACGCGATTCGGCCTAGCGCGGCCCAAGCCCATCAGCGCGCTCCTCCACCCGAGCTCACCGGCGCAGCCCTCGTTTCCACCTCCGACAGCTCTCACCGGGGCAGCGCGTGGTGTGCTGCAGTGGGCCGCGCGGGCCGAGGCGAGGCCCAATCGCGCGCCCTGGTCGGCGCACGACCGGACGCCACCCGGGTCTTCGCATAGCACGCCCCGTTCAGGCTGTCTGGGCAGCTAGCTGCTCCAGCCTCCGGTACGGGTGGACCTGACAGGAGTTGGTCTCTCCCCGGGCCGGGGCCCGGTCGGGAAACCTGGCACGAGCTCACGTACGCAAAGACCTAATCCCGCCGTCCTGCGTGAGCTGATTAACCGGACCATGCGTGTACGTGATAAAAAAACGATGCAATTAAGAAGGTGGGGTGTTAGTACCATTCAGATTGTACCTGCTAAAGTCAATAAGATCCTCTTCAAAATAAAATTGTAAAATTGCAAAAACTCATGTATACAGCATGATTTTAGGGACGGAGTTAAAACAAAATTTCTAAGAATTTTTAAATATTATCTTAGTTTTTAACATTTTAAATACATATTTATTCTAGAAAATATTTGGATAGTTTTTAAaagatatattttttttataaagtcTAATTGACCTCTCTGAGTTTTGCGAAAGTTCGAATTACctctcttgcggttgacatggtGCTACGTCAACCACGAAGTAAATCGAACGGTTTTTCAAGAGTTGGAGTGGTCTAAAAATCTAGTTTCCTAATAGTTAGCTAAATCAGACTCATGCAATGGTTGACAGAGGTCAGAATGACTTTTCCCAcccaaaaatgaactacggaatgAAAGAGCCGATGAAGTTGGTTGTTGGGGCTCTTGCTATAGTACCACCACACAGTAGAGGAGTTGAAGCCCCCAAGAACCACACCAAAGTAACCCTAAGGCAGGCAAAGAGCGTGGCCCTCTACGGAACACATCGCCTACATAGAGAGTGCTCCAGATGAATAGAAAAATGTGCCATTAATCTCTCTAACTTTTGTGCAATTAATTTAAGAAGTGTTTTTCTTCTCACAATGAGGTCACGAATATCGTACTCGGTGGTATAGGTCGTTTGGGGTTTTCTTggtacatagcttttgttatgcacCTAATATATGGTATGTTAAGATACATAGTAGAAGTCATGTATTTAGAAAAAACAAATGACTTACAAATTGAAATGGAGTGAGTACTTCTTTTGAGTTGTAAGAAAAATGTCCACGTTGAACAACCATGGCAATAATGTCCatgtatatatatagatagatagatagatagaataCACATGTTGATGTTATATCTTATATCTAGTATGTGAATGTGATGATAAGCAGCTTTATTTACCAGCTCTGGAGGCCTTCGAAGTAACTTTTACTTTTGCGGAAGGGATGGGACGTACTCCAAGTCTCCAACTGTAGGAGGTGTGCCCATTCACAAAGATACACACATCAGCAGAGAAACAAAAAGTACAAGCAAAAGTTACAAAAAAGAAAGCAACTTTAGGGTAATCTATTAtatgcatgtactatatgcagCTTTCGGTACGCCTACTAAACCATGCATGATTGCGTATATACATCATCAGGCTAAATAACCGGTCGGTCGACTGTTGCTCACGTCTGCTGATTTCCTCCTGCGTCGGGTTCGGCATGCTGGCTAGTGACTAGTAGCGGCTACAGTGAAAATTTTGCATTTTGATCCTTTTTGAAAACTTTTTTTACAAATAGAACCCTGGCGAAACGTTTTCTGAAAATGGGCCGAAAGCTCGGCGTGTTAGGACCTGACGCCGAGGTAAGACACTCGGCGTTCCGTGAACTGACGCTGATCCTTTTGCCACGTCAGCTAGGTCTCCGGTCGCAGCGTCCAACGTGTCAATGGGCCCGCATAGG is part of the Miscanthus floridulus cultivar M001 chromosome 9, ASM1932011v1, whole genome shotgun sequence genome and encodes:
- the LOC136484024 gene encoding uncharacterized protein isoform X3; translation: MPRGRKSDLVALTSEVLIPPELLASKTMWTPDWKLGQYEDLVAWVTNFHNENKDFMVLEGDIFYVPIRKDIVQRVVRWQLAKRQQGTHSTKTISEVSGTGRKPYKQKELEEHGMEHCVARRLTERIMIHLFIISY
- the LOC136484024 gene encoding uncharacterized protein isoform X2; amino-acid sequence: MGKSSVKWIKSVLFGKKSSSRSGSTNAKDLSNLTGFCFIGYSALLAPASEVLIPPELLASKTMWTPDWKLGQYEDLVAWVTNFHNENKDFMVLEGDIFYVPIRKDIVQRVVRWQLAKRQQGTHSTKTISEVSGTGRKPYKQKELEEHGMEHCVARSSGCNHAWS
- the LOC136484024 gene encoding uncharacterized protein isoform X1; this translates as MGKSSVKWIKSVLFGKKSSSRSGSTNAKDLSNLTGFCFIGYSALLAPASEVLIPPELLASKTMWTPDWKLGQYEDLVAWVTNFHNENKDFMVLEGDIFYVPIRKDIVQRVVRWQLAKRQQGTHSTKTISEVSGTGRKPYKQKELEEHGMEHCVARRLTERIMIHLFIISY
- the LOC136484024 gene encoding uncharacterized protein isoform X4, whose product is MGKSSVKWIKSVLFGKKSSSRSGSTNAKDLSNLTGFCFIGYSALLAPASEVLIPPELLASKTMWTPDWKLGQYEDLVAWVTNFHNENKDFMVLEGNTLD